A single Nerophis ophidion isolate RoL-2023_Sa unplaced genomic scaffold, RoL_Noph_v1.0 HiC_scaffold_46, whole genome shotgun sequence DNA region contains:
- the LOC133546864 gene encoding FK506-binding protein 5-like isoform X2 produces the protein MCQRTIAEYEEELCPTKEEKERQHEKHQVVLHRTDIHQLIGHQEECLPHLQGDSFTLEYPQPSHFKGDKKDAQPSYFKEEEEGECPVGQEEADVSKFPLTVVSVKTEEHEDKPPESSQLHHSPNVCEEHFLPEQQKWSFRMRIEELQPSHIKKEEEYPLIPHFKMEEEDPQTPHFKDEKEDPLTLYLKEEAVDPLTPHFKEEEEDPLTPNFKEKVVDPLTPHIKEEEEDPLTPHIKEEEEELSIGQEGEHLEGLEEVDVTKMPVTGVPVKSEDDEVKGESEERGGGEPPSSSSTQHMTTEADGDHCGGSQADKLLAPLSDSEDTTSHSPDTDDEDSKDDKTCHTDNTHFTSSHSHKTFKYHCSLKEHMRTHTGENLFPAQNVVKVLQQMEILNYT, from the exons acatccatcagctgattggacaccaagaagaatgtctccctcatctgcagggggacagtttcactttagagtatccacaaccctcacattttaaaggggacaagaAGGATGCACAGCCCTcttattttaaagaggaagaggagggagagtgtcctgtagggcaggaggaggctgatgtcagcaagtttccactgactgttgtctctgtgaagactgaagagcatgaagacaaaccacctgagtcctcacagcttcatcacagtccaa acgtctgtgaagaacattttctccctgagcaacagaagtggagcttcaggatgcggatTGAGGAGctacagccctcccacattaagaaggaagaggaatacccactgatcccGCATTTTAAAATGGAAGAAGAGGACCCacagacaccccattttaaagacgaaaaggaggacccactgacactcTATTTGAAAGAGGAAGCAGTGgatccactgacaccccattttaaagaggaagaagaggacccactgacacccaaTTTTAAAGAGAAAGTggtggatccactgacccctcacattaaggaggaagaggaggacccactaacccctcacattaaagaggaagaggaggaactcagCATTGGTCAggagggagagcatcttgaaggactggaggaggttgatgtcaccaagatgccagtgactggtgtccctgtgaagagtgaagatgatgaggtgaaaggtgaaagtgaggagaggggagggggggagcctccaagcagcagctcaacacaacacatgacaacagaagctgatggagaccactgtggaggatcacaagcagacaagctcttagctccactatcagatagtgaggacacaacgtcacactctcctgacactgatgatgaagactctaaagatgataagacatgtcacactgacaacactcacttcacatcttctcactctcacaaaacttttaaataccattgtagtctgaaagaacacatgagaacacacactggagaaaacctttttcctgctcagaatgtggtaaaagttttgcaaCAAATGGAAATTTTaaattacacatga
- the LOC133546864 gene encoding FK506-binding protein 5-like isoform X3: MCQRTTAEYEEELCPTKEEKERQHEKHQVVLHRTDIHQLIGHQEECLPHLQGDSFTLEYPQPSHFKGDKKDAQPSYFKEEEEGECPVGQEEADVSKFPLTVVSVKTEEHEDKPPESSQLHHSPNVCEEHFLPEQQKWSFRMRIEELQPSHIKKEEEYPLIPHFKMEEEDPQTPHFKDEKEDPLTLYLKEEAVDPLTPHFKEEEEDPLTPNFKEKVVDPLTPHIKEEEEDPLTPHIKEEEEELSIGQEGEHLEGLEEVDVTKMPVTGVPVKSEDDEVKGESEERGGGEPPSSSSTQHMTTEADGDHCGGSQADKLLAPLSDSEDTTSHSPDTDDEDSKDDKTCHTDNTHFTSSHSHKTFKYHCSLKEHMRTHTGENLFPAQNVVKVLQQMEILNYT; the protein is encoded by the exons acatccatcagctgattggacaccaagaagaatgtctccctcatctgcagggggacagtttcactttagagtatccacaaccctcacattttaaaggggacaagaAGGATGCACAGCCCTcttattttaaagaggaagaggagggagagtgtcctgtagggcaggaggaggctgatgtcagcaagtttccactgactgttgtctctgtgaagactgaagagcatgaagacaaaccacctgagtcctcacagcttcatcacagtccaa acgtctgtgaagaacattttctccctgagcaacagaagtggagcttcaggatgcggatTGAGGAGctacagccctcccacattaagaaggaagaggaatacccactgatcccGCATTTTAAAATGGAAGAAGAGGACCCacagacaccccattttaaagacgaaaaggaggacccactgacactcTATTTGAAAGAGGAAGCAGTGgatccactgacaccccattttaaagaggaagaagaggacccactgacacccaaTTTTAAAGAGAAAGTggtggatccactgacccctcacattaaggaggaagaggaggacccactaacccctcacattaaagaggaagaggaggaactcagCATTGGTCAggagggagagcatcttgaaggactggaggaggttgatgtcaccaagatgccagtgactggtgtccctgtgaagagtgaagatgatgaggtgaaaggtgaaagtgaggagaggggagggggggagcctccaagcagcagctcaacacaacacatgacaacagaagctgatggagaccactgtggaggatcacaagcagacaagctcttagctccactatcagatagtgaggacacaacgtcacactctcctgacactgatgatgaagactctaaagatgataagacatgtcacactgacaacactcacttcacatcttctcactctcacaaaacttttaaataccattgtagtctgaaagaacacatgagaacacacactggagaaaacctttttcctgctcagaatgtggtaaaagttttgcaaCAAATGGAAATTTTaaattacacatga